In the Oncorhynchus keta strain PuntledgeMale-10-30-2019 chromosome 29, Oket_V2, whole genome shotgun sequence genome, one interval contains:
- the crybg1a gene encoding protein piccolo isoform X3, which yields MSKSGTLKIKNLFHKTKSLDKENKDGEKYTFKDATSYGDGEFASPGPSLTSSPGLVSPVSPLDGTLHRSQASEKKKKKRFLSLQLKKKGSKEEGRIDDPLSYNGADELHSFSSNMSFDQLSVKTEYSTTTDRDATSMISYDMSAFNSLSPNKSRNKSSDRVLNRIGSFFSIKKKKSRSGSLSADSEDGSWLGPGSPGSPQSPGSPVSPQSPGSPISPQSPGSPLSPHQPPQEDWQRTPTTTRREGEVVEAGAGPVQGSLSELQEEGSVFSTSSSPGTSSLASLVEVDRGDLLFAGSDSSGRGSVREMQVCRASRAEAEAEADGEADRNSWNLTPTNSSSGADQVPGLSPTEDVVGEASRRLQVHLEQTTVKDREGSGGGSPVVQNTLRSFELSQSHLKADFTSLVTESKKTSLKTSVGGKGSYLVGVTVGSQSHTPSSSDPQPEGEEGKDSPAMGKKNRRRALKSTSSSSPETAPPTQTTLHGGEEGTTQDSPVKLHKALWVETHLGEEEGERKGKRKSVNSHSVLAIPMTVAPVEYPDTAGVLATLTPSAVSAAEASGREPKPKLAVSTAPASKESKTTNKAQPEANSPGTDSESSTPREYQMALSKEEKRRSVKLSRSEKLFPKKVYVSPEHSFDGDEQTKTELENNDIADLASKIPQKSEVKLSPSPQKVYVDLKEPNNDWIITAGEITKDTDSDRRHHDTMAVDSSPTSPTPELDEASPTMPGRKTQPNTGGSRVRCQGTTQVTPSKPGDKVGNVASRSKCPPPPVGPKSKAVLGMAKGKGLKDGGKAGISSVAPSQRTPKDGSEKTKVMSPTLKDQPTAGKTEVTDSPKSKIPQKSQTEAISKPPLSPGTTSVVDVSVAVSLPVLGSKPQKTPKPKHLMIKTDKKPITEEVNEVGSGGKPTPGPVTPEEASPTKVPVMSPVNSVKVNLSNGMEKDTEDNNTDIAKTSEAKDVKKQAPTRPDSTNSSMIPKSRLPKAPDNSLSLVRKMKDGKLQTIDTGSKTTKTTERASVVNSRPSTPTSPKQQELPSPEEMPPDETMTTEPEKGSKLPCPLQTNLPQQASNKSTPRDDGDTPTPPSLFPTKPEKRASLGLKKKSNITSPTMDMTADDSGKASPLSWKSPVKDPSDSVTVASKRAMFRQVTPPKGKPSKPLKKYEQTMNSETQSKSIQDHVSLVTDDSQIDDQQTTPATHQQLFVNDQTDEPAVTGTKKSLEDRSSSSTPETKMDKISENGQKKSISVKTTCITKEQQTKSYPGLSSKTESDHNYVEALTNTPLQQMGPVSPSVVLEKRPTEPSLIVSASSTPTHEEVIYTSTKPELTDHIHTDTENQANQKSNECNENTSTASEKLILSAGEGISNTNQPVEHGLDVAKDSSPKNASTVVERIESQDTATQSPIFGSEEKSKKLANAQTPDIVPIRNGIVSDISIVSGKETEVQKGGEPVKVSDIITEPVIVLKPIKNGEVQLNKELPSLTQNLADAHSGPHKENKEDKLGEAATKSTVTKMDAKQESKTITTKDQKEKVTKQEERPSEGATKILDTKQDSKSIRTKAQEKKVLLLKEPPKTTKANPKAELPLQLPTSLKLPSPPKPLPLKQESPSSWLNVERGSKQEQKRETKRRLDCSASEDESLAEIDNVDDFIRSIKELGTPFPLPPKRHHDHAKTSSPPFALPAIKEDRFENPFDADGFQFGLKKRTKDEETPAMLIKKQAREEKTQPRRANAEDSLLFKALQSPSRARRKPGCQTDGKDGEVNIKVEGKREVEKKEEQGEETGQLTSRLGRMSLLSNLLSSPRTSRRNKGDPSSSVSNGAPPSPTTQGTVPEREGWRSMNPGLSMGVVATGESIISPSSPPPLPLFTELKLPDPLEQYLRTDKGSSQSSATQSTMASPVMGLGHGTGLKGLTLGLHPATNHIPQAPLNGLPAANPKIPEVRGFHKRPGKIVLHEQAQFEGEAYEVFGDVEDASMMKLSPVISVRVIRGCWLLYEKPRFQGRTIALEEGPMELVNVWAEEVTPGALDHMGLPVPTSPMVIGSIRLAVRDYSLPRIDLFTEVNGLGRMTSFCDDTIEICSYGNIQNTGSIKVHSGVWLVYGDPGFGGLLSVLEVGEYPCPEAWAFPQPFIGSLKTLKMGGIKVEHPNEVKNSYGRRKPEKSPTRKWEI from the exons AGCTCAGACAGAGTGTTGAACCGCATCGGcagttttttttccataaagaagaagaagagccgGAGCGGTTCACTCTCAGCAGACTCAGAGGATGGATCCTGGCTTGGTCCTGGCTCTCCAGGCTCCCCCCAGTCCCCTGGTTCTCCTGTCTCCCCCCAGTCCcctggttctcccatctcccctcagtcccctggttctcctctctccccccaccaacCTCCACAGGAAGACTGGCAAAGGACCCCCACCACCAcccggagagagggggaggtagtggaAGCGGGAGCTGGGCCAGTGCAAGGAAGTTTGTCAGAGCTCCAGGAGGAGGGATCGGTGTTCAGTACCAGCTCCAGCCCTGGTACCTCCAGCCTAGCCTCTCTGGTGGAGGTGGACAGAGGGGACCTTTTGTTTGCAGGCAGCGACAGCAGCGGTCGTGGCAGCGTGAGGGAGATGCAGGTGTGCAGGGCGAGCCGGgccgaggcagaggcagaggcagatgGAGAGGCCGACAGGAATTCTTGGAATCTGACTCCCACGAACTCGTCCTCCGGAGCAGACCAAGTCCCAGGGCTCAGCCCCACTGAGGACGTAGTGGGAGAGGCGAGCAGGAGGCTGCAGGTACATCTGGAACAAACCActgtgaaagacagagaggggtcTGGAGGGGGCAGCCCAGTGGTCCAAAACACCCTCAGGTCGTTTGAGCTCTCCCAATCTCACCTTAAGGCTGACTTCACCTCTCTGGTCACAGAGTCTAAGAAGACCTCCCTGAAAACATCTGTTGGAGGGAAGGGGAGTTACCTGGTCGGAGTGACTGTAGGCTCTCAGTCACACACCCCATCCTCCTCAGATCCCCaaccagagggggaggaggggaaggacagCCCAGCCATGGGGAAGAAAAACAGGAGGAGGGCTCTGAAATCCACCAGCAGCAGCTCGCCTGAAACAGCTCCCCCCACACAGACCACGTTacatgggggagaggaggggacgaCGCAGGACTCACCAGTGAAGCTACACAAAGCCTTGTGGGTGGAAACACacctgggagaagaggagggggagaggaaggggaagaggaagagtgTAAATTCACATTCAGTCCTGGCCATACCTATGACTGTGGCCCCCGTGGAGTACCCTGATACTGCAGGTGTCCTGGCCACTCTAACTCCTTCAGCAGTATCAGCAGCAGAGGCCAGTGGCAGAGAGCCAAAGCCAAAGCTGGCTGTATCTACAGCGCCAGCCTCCAAGGAGTCTAAAACAACAAACAAAGCCCAGCCAGAGGCGAACAGTCCAGGCACAGACTCAGAGAGCAGCACCCCTCGAGAGTACCAGATGGCCCTGAGCAAAGAGGAAAAGCGCAGGAGTGTGAAACTGTCCCGCAGTGAGAAGCTTTTCCCTAAGAAGGTGTATGTGAGCCCTGAGCACAGTTTTGACGGGGACGAGCAGACAAAAACAGAGCTAGAAAATAATGACATCGCAGACTTGGCTTCAAAGATTCCTCAGAAGTCAGAGGTGAAACT CTCGCCAAGCCCTCAAAAAGTTTATGTAGACCTCAAGGAACCAAACAATGACTGGATCATCACTGCTGGGGAGATAACCAAGGATACAGACTCTGATCGAAGACACCATGACACCATGGCTGTAGACAGTTCCCCAACGTCCCCAACCCCAGAGCTGGATGAGGCCTCTCCAACTATGCCAGGACGTAAAACACAGCCCAACACAGGAGGTTCAAGGGTTAGATGTCAGGGGACGACCCAGGTCACCCCGTCTAAACCAGGTGACAAAGTAGGCAATGTGGCCAGTCGGTCAAAGTGCCCCCCTCCTCCGGTTGGACCCAAGTCCAAAGCTGTCCTGGGCATGGCTAAGGGAAAGGGTCTCAAAGATGGTGGAAAGGCAGGGATTTCTAGTGTGGCTCCATCACAAAGGACACCTAAAGATGGCAGTGAGAAAACAAAGGTTATGTCACCTACGTTAAAGGATCAACCCACCGCAGGAAAAACAGAGGTCACCGACAGCCCCAAGTCGAAAATTCCCCAAAAGTCACAGACAGAAGCTATATCAAAACCTCCACTGTCACCAGGCACAACCTCAGTGGTTGATGTTTCAGTGGCTGTGTCTCTACCTGTGCTTGGTTCCAAACCCCAGAAGACCCCTAAACCTAAACATTTAATGATTAAAACAGACAAAAAGCCTATCACCGAGGAGGTGAATGAAGTGGGTTCAGGGGGGAAACCAACTCCAGGGCCTGTTACGCCAGAAGAGGCATCACCTACTAAAGTACCAGTCATGTCACCTGTGAACTCAGTTAAGGTAAACCTATCCAATGGGATGGAAAAAGACACTGAGGACAACAACACTGACATAGCCAAAACAAGTGAAGCGAAAGATGTCAAAAAGCAGGCTCCCACACGCCCAGACAGCACCAACAGCAGCATGATACCAAAGAGCCGGTTACCCAAAGCCCCTGACAACTCTTTGTCTCTGGTCAGGAAGATGAAAGACGGAAAACTCCAAACCATCGACACAGGGAGTAAAACTACCAAGACCACTGAGAGAGCATCAGTTGTCAATAGTAGGCCTTCCACACCAACCAGCCCAAAGCAGCAGGAGCTTCCCAGCCCAGAGGAAATGCCCCCAGATGAGACAATGACCACTGAACCTGAGAAGG GAAGCAAGCTGCCCTGCCCTTTGCAAACAAACCTGCCCCAACAGGCCTCCAATAAGAGCACCCCCCGTGATGATGGGGACAcacccacccctccctcactGTTCCCAACCAAGCCAGAGAAACGCGCCTCCCTTGGACTTAAGAAGAAGAGTAACATCACATCTCCCACCATGGACATGACTGCTGATGATTCTGGGAAGGCTTCACCACTGAGTTGGAAAAGTCCAGTGAAAGATCCAAGTGATTCTGTGACTGTGGCTAGCAAGCGTGCAATGTTCCGTCAGGTAACTCCCCCTAAAGGCAAGCCCAGCAAACCCCTCAAGAAATATGAGCAAACTATGAACTCTGAAACACAATCTAAATCCATACAAGATCATGTGTCACTGGTCACAGATGACTCTCAAATAGATGATCAACAAACCACACCAGCAACACACCAGCAACTGTTTGTAAATGATCAAACAGATGAACCAGCAGTCACTGGAACAAAGAAATCACTAGAGGACAGGAGCAGTAGTAGTACACCTGAAACAAAAAtggataaaatatctgaaaatggacaaaaaaaatcgaTATCAGTCAAAACTACCTGTATTACAAAGGAACAACAAACCAAATCATACCCAGGTCTCTCATCCAAGACAGAGAGTGACCACAACTATGTGGAAGCCTTAACCAATACACCACTGCAGCAGATGGGTCCTGTAAGCCCAAGTGTAGTCCTGGAGAAACGCCCAACTGAACCAAGCCTCATTGTGTCTGCCTCAAGCACACCTACCCATGAGGAAGTGATATATACATCAACCAAGCCTGAATTGACTGACCACATTCATACTGACACTGAGAACCAAGCTAATCAGAAAAGTAATGAGTGCAATGAAAATACTTCTACAGCTTCAGAGAAGCTCATACTTAGTGCTGGGGAAGGGATATCCAATACAAATCAGCCTGTGGAACATGGCCTGGATGTAGCAAAGGATAGCTCACCCAAAAACGCCTCCACTGTGGTTGAAAGAATAGAGAGTCAAGATACGGCAACACAGTCACCCATCTTTGGATCAGAGGAAAAATCTAAGAAACTAGCTAATGCTCAAACCCCCGATATAGTACCTATTCGTAATGGCATAGTTTCTGATATATCCATAGTGTCTGGGAAAGAGACTGAAGTACAGAAGGGGGGAGAGCCAGTGAAGGTCTCCGATATCATAACAGAGCCTGTGATTGTTCTGAAACCAATTAAAAATGGTGAGGTCCAACTGAACAAAGAGCTTCCTTCACTGACACAGAATTTGGCAGATGCACATAGCGGGCCACACAAAGAAAACAAAGAGGACAAACTGGGTGAGGCGGCAACTAAGAGCACAGTTACTAAGATGGATGCAAAACAGGAATCAAAGACCATAACTACAAAAGATCAGAAGGAGAAAGTGACAAAACAAGAAGAAAGACCCAGCGAAGGAGCGACTAAGATATTAGACACAAAACAGGACTCAAAATCTATAAGAACAAAAGCTCAGGAGAAGAAGGTCTTGCTCCTCAAAGAACCCCCTAAAACGACAAAAGCAAACCCCAAGGCTGAGCTGCCTCTTCAGCTGCCAACTTCTCTGAAGCTCCCCTCTCCCCCTAAACCTCTTCCTCTGAAACAGGAATCTCCGTCCAGCTGGCTGAACGTGGAGCGCGGCTCAAAACAGGAGCAGAAGAGGGAGACCAAGAGAAGGCTAGACTGTTCAGCCAGCGAGGATGAGAGTCTGGCTGAGATTGACAACGTGGATGACTTCATCAGGAGCATTAAGGAACTGGGCACCCCCTTTCCCCTGCCCCCCAAGAGGCACCACGACCATGCCAAGACCTCCTCGCCCCCCTTTGCCCTGCCTGCCATCAAGGAGGACCGCTTCGAGAACCCTTTTGACGCTGATGGCTTCCAGTTTGGCCTGAAAAAGAGGACCAAGGATGAAGAAACCCCGGCCATGTTGATAAAGAAACAGGCCAGGGAGGAGAAGACACAGCCAAGAAGGGCTAATGCAGAGGACAGCCTTCTCTTCAAAGCCCTCCAGTCTCCATCTAGAGCCCGGAGAAAACCAGGGTGTCAAACAGATGGGAAAGATGGAGAGGTGAACATTAAAgtagaggggaagagggaagtAGAGAAGAAAGAGGAGCAAGGGGAAGAAACCGGTCAGCTCACATCACGGCTAGGAAGGATGTCTCTACTCTCCAACCTATTGAGCTCCCCCAGGACTTCCAGAAGGAACAAAGGGGATCCTTCCTCCTCAGTCTCTAATGgtgctcctccctctcctaccacCCAGGGCACAGTGCCAGAAAGGGAGGGTTGGAGAAGTATGAATCCGGGCCTGAGTATGGGTGTGGTTGCAACTGGTGAGTCAATAATCAGtccttcctcacctcctcctctccccttgtTCACTGAGCTAAAGCTGCCAGATCCCCTGGAGCAGTATCTAAGGACAGACAAAGGATCCTCACAGAGTAGTGCTACACAGAGTACAATGGCTAGCCCTGTAATGGGCTTAGGTCACGGTACTGGACTAAAGGGACTTACCTTAGGACTTCATCCAGCCACCAACCACATCCCACAGGCCCCTCTGAATGGACTTCCTGCAGCCAACCCTAAG ATTCCAGAAGTGAGAGGGTTCCACAAACGGCCTGGGAAG ATAGTGCTCCATGAGCAGGCTCAGTTTGAAGGAGAGGCCTACGAGGTGTTTGGGGACGTAGAGGATGCCTCCATGATGAAGCTGTCTCCTGTTATCTCAGTCAGGGTCATCAGGGGATG CTGGCTGCTGTATGAGAAGCCAAGGTTCCAGGGGCGGACCATCGCCCTGGAGGAGGGGCCCATGGAGCTGGTCAACGTGTGGGCAGAGGAGGTGACACCAGGGGCACTGGATCACATGGGTCTGCCTGTGCCAACCTCACCCATGGTCATCGGATCTATCCGCCTGGCAGTGAGGGACTACAGTCTACCTCGGATTGACCTGTTCACTGAAGTGAATGGTCTGGGGAGGATGACATCCTTCTGCGACGACACTATTGAGATCTGCTCTTATGGGAACATACAGAACACCGGCTCCATCAAGGTCCACTCTGGAGT CTGGCTGGTGTATGGTGACCCAGGGTTTGGGGGTCTCTTATCGGTGTTGGAGGTGGGCGAGTACCCCTGTCCAGAGGCCTGGGCATTCCCTCAGCCCTTCATCGGATCGCTGAAAACACTCAAAATG GGTGGGATAAAGGTGGAGCATCCTAATGAAGTAAAG aactcatatggcaggcggaAACCTGAGAAAagtccaaccaggaagtgggaaatctga